The bacterium DNA segment TCCTTTGAGCCTTTTCTATTGCCCTTTTATCTATCTCCTTTACTGTTTGCCAATGTAAATTCTCAAAGTTTGCTACATCCTCTATTGTCATCACCTTGCATAGTTCACTTGTTTGATGGGCTAGTTCTTTGGTGATTCTAGCATATCTTTCCAAGAATTCTAAGCTTTCTGTCTTTATTCCACAATTAGGGCAGTTAACCCTTTTCTTCTTAAAATACTAAAACAGTTGGATACTTCCATAGATGTAGATGGCAACCTCCTGAATACGGGAGTCATAGTATGTTGTTAAGACCCTTTTACATCCACTACAGATATATCTTTTTCTCTCTGTATTTTAAGAATAATATTACCTTCCCTATGTCGCCCTCTTTCCTTATTTTAAATATCTCAGCACAAAAAATCCTTGACATCCTAATAACTCTGTAAGATAATCTGGCTTAATTCTTAAATATTATTTACCCATTATATTCCGTGAAGAGCCAGAAAAGATTGAATCAAACGATACTAAAAATAAGTATATGTTTAGCTTAAATTTTAAATCCAAAGCACGAACTAAAATGTCCAATGTCCAAGCCACAATGTCCAACAAATGTCCAAGTT contains these protein-coding regions:
- a CDS encoding transposase family protein, with the translated sequence MKTESLEFLERYARITKELAHQTSELCKVMTIEDVANFENLHWQTVKEIDKRAIEKAQRKRDLS